From Rutidosis leptorrhynchoides isolate AG116_Rl617_1_P2 chromosome 3, CSIRO_AGI_Rlap_v1, whole genome shotgun sequence, a single genomic window includes:
- the LOC139901594 gene encoding putative F-box protein At1g67623 translates to MDVKDRQLNILEYLPPEMIVEILSRGGQDSSAQLFIARSVCKAFERHFEHALVYKRLSFDRWCISPWGDPKLAHIFFMAMYSGNPNAIFRYGLRAYFDSIYPNIGLHSLEKAANMQLKEVCYVYGLVLFASHQIEKNNLGLQILNRAFSLVTDLVVEEIAPTTRQTLNMGKEEF, encoded by the exons atggatgttaaggatagacaactgaatattttagaatatCTACCACCAGAAATGAttgttgaaatcttgtctagaggtgGTCAAGATTCATCGGCCCAATTATTTATAGCAAGGTCGGTTTGCAAAGCATTTGAAAGGCATTTcgagcatgccttggtttataaaagactttcattTGATAGGTGGTGTATCTCACCTTGGGGAGACCCTAAGTTGGCACATATTTTCTTTATGGCTATGTATTctggaaaccctaatgcaattttccgctacgggttgagGGCTTATTTTGATTCCATATACCCCAATATAGGACTACATTCACTAGAAAAAGCTGCAAATATGCAACTTAAAGAAGTGTGTTATGTTTATGGTTTAGTCTTGTTTGCCTCACACCAAATAGAGAAAAATAACCTAGGATTACAAATTCTCAATCGAGCATTTTCACTGGTAACAGATTTAGTGGTTGAG gaaatagcaccgactaccAGACAAACCCTGAACATGGGCAAGGAAGAATTCTGA